A single genomic interval of Helianthus annuus cultivar XRQ/B chromosome 6, HanXRQr2.0-SUNRISE, whole genome shotgun sequence harbors:
- the LOC110864828 gene encoding abscisic acid receptor PYL9, whose amino-acid sequence MDAAQYIRRHHRHNPGRQQCASAVVKHIKAPVDIVWSLVRRFDQPQKYKPFVSRCTMRGGLNIGSVREVDVKSGLPATTSTERLELLDDTEHILGIKIVGGDHRLKNYSSILTVHPEVIEGRSGTLVIESFVVDIPNGNTQDETCYFVKALINCNLKSLSDISERMAVQTQM is encoded by the exons ATGGATGCAGCTCAGTATATACGAAGACACCACAGGCATAATCCCGGCCGTCAACAGTGCGCTTCTGCCGTCGTTAAACACATCAAAGCTCCCGTTGATATC GTTTGGTCATTAGTTAGGAGGTTTGATCAACCTCAAAAGTACAAGCCATTTGTTAGCAGATGCACGATGCGTGGGGGTCTTAACATCGGGAGTGTTCGAGAGGTGGATGTCAAGTCAGGGCTTCCAGCCACTACCAGCACAGAGAGGCTGGAGCTTCTTGATGACACTGAGCATATTCTCGGCATCAAAATTGTTGGCGGTGACCATAGGCTAAAG AACTATTCGTCGATCCTAACTGTCCATCCAGAGGTAATTGAAGGAAGATCCGGGACGTTAGTCATAGAGTCATTTGTGGTGGACATACCCAATGGCAATACTCAAGATGAAACATGTTACTTTGTGAAAGCCCTAATTAACTGCAACCTTAAATCTCTTTCTGATATCTCCGAAAGAATGGCTGTTCAAACTCAGATGTGA
- the LOC110944439 gene encoding replication protein A 70 kDa DNA-binding subunit C-like — MSNDSCSYIHQISTEKDTWKLKVRVLRLWKQAYQNDRIFMDEKGDKIQATVKKVLMCVFENQLEEGSVVFLRKFGVGEMNDKFPVIKHSDKLIFYRHTNVKRCENFDGPLYGFQFVDLHEIINREVEVESTMDVIGYVVSTTDMEVFNRSGKESKRISFEIVNFTGDTIGCTLWDNFAQQFSTFIQGYSCDAVVIVLIQFAKVKNWRGSPNIQNAFFGSRLFINDDIEEITSFRNRLIEGGQVEGSSQITPASLSSQTFYSSREEFLKKYERKSVEEIWDVAVESVFVVLGTIRSVEEDFGWFYVGCSKCSKKVIPASDHAGGLDDIDADDAASDDGVLYCPKCKIRSPTTILRYKIRVRVQDATGTISFVMFDKDVSKVIGRSARDIHDQQLRDGEENVRPREVKQLVGKLCIFKIEISTFNLTSNYHVYTVLKLCDDNEIIKVMLQDDAAEQDVEDVNSEPASGSFTCLKEAFSFTEDSEVPTYAANDDATSPQPAKRSSDVSKDENGDSSSTKRRLLNVKVEK; from the exons ATGTCTAACGATTCCTGCAGTTATATTCATCAAATATCTACCGAGAAAGATACATGGAAGTTGAAGGTGCGAGTATTACGATTGTGGAAGCAAGCGTATCAGAATGACAGGATTTTCATGGACGAAAAG ggtgaTAAGATTCAGGCCACCGTAAAGAAGGTGTTGATGTGTGTGTTTGAAAACCAGCTTGAGGAGGGTAGTGTGGTGTTTCTCCGCAAGTTTGGTGTTGGTGAGATGAATGACAAGTTTCCTGTAATCAAGCATTCCGATAAGCTCATATTCTACCGTCATACCAATGTCAAACGTTGTGAGAATTTCGACGGACCTTTATATGGTTTTCAGTTTGTTGACCTACATGAGATTATAAATCGTGAGGTTGAAGTTGAATCAACAatgg ATGTGATCGGTTATGTTGTATCTACTACCGATATGGAAGTTTTTAATCGTTCTGGAAAGGAAAGCAAGAGGATAAGTTTTGAGATTGTTAACTTTAC TGGAGACACCATTGGTTGCACTTTATGGGATAATTTTGCACAACAGTTTTCCACTTTTATTCAGGGTTATTCATGTGATGCCGTTGTCATTGTTCTAATTCAATTTGCTAAAGTTAAGAATTGGAGAG GCAGCCCAAATATTCAAAATGCATTTTTTGGTAGTCGTTTGTTTATCAATGATGATATTGAGGAAATTACAAGTTTCAGGAATAG GCTCATTGAAGGTGGCCAAGTTGAAGGATCTTCACAGATTACACCAGCTTCGTTGTCCAGTCAAACTTTTTACTCTTCTCGTGAAGAATTCCTGAAGAAGTACGAGAGAAAGTCTGTCGAAGAGATTTGGGACGTCGCTGTT GAATCTGTCTTTGTTGTTCTTGGTACTATAAGGTCCGTTGAGGAAGATTTTGGATGGTTTTATGTTGGGTGTTCCAAGTGTAGCAAGAAGGTGATTCCTGCTTCTGATCATGCTGGTGGCCTTGATGATATAGATGCAGATGACGCTGCATCTGATGATGGTGTACTTTACTGTCCTAAGTGTAAAATCCGTTCTCCAACAACTATCCTTAG ATACAAGATACGTGTGAGGGTTCAAGATGCAACTGGCACTATATCTTTTGTTATGTTTGACAAGGATGTTTCCAAAGTTATAGGGAGGTCTGCTCGTGATATACATGATCAACAACTTAGG GATGGAGAGGAAAATGTCCGCCCAAGGGAAGTTAAACAGTTGGTTGGCAAGTTATGCATTttcaaaattgaaatttcaactttcaaTCTGACGTCCAACTATCATGTTTACACTGTATTGAAGCTGTGTGATGACAATGAAATAATAAAAGTCATGTTGCAAGATGATGCCGCCGAGCAG GATGTGGAAGATGTCAATTCTGAACCCGCATCTGGATCCTTTACGTGTTTGAAG GAGGCCTTTTCTTTTACCGAAGACTCGGAAGTACCAACTTATGCTGCCAATGATGATGCCACAAGTCCTCAACCTGCTAAACGTTCAAGTGAtgtttcaaaagatgaaaatggagACTCTTCTTCAACAAAACGAAGGCTTCTGAATGTCAAAGTCGAGAAGTGA